The region CGCTTCAGTCAACCTGCTGAACAGCACCACGTATCCGACTACGGGAACGGGGACGTCCATATTCACCTGCAGGATCGGGAGGAGCAGACGGAGGTACGGTGCGACGTCGGGCTCGCCACGGCCGCAGCTCTTTTCCCGGTCAAGGCCGGCGAAGCCGCCGAGATCACCGCCAGCATGGTGTTGCCGCAGGACCAGGCCACAAGCCTTGATGCCGAGGCATGGCAGCACACCTGTCGGCATCGCTGCCGCCTCGAGTGCCCGGAGCCGCGATACCAGTTCCTGTATGACGCTGCCGTCACGTCGCTGGTGCTGCACTCGCCTGACGACGTCTATCCCGGGCCGTACACCTACAAGCGATTCTGGTTCCGGGACGCGGCATTCATCATCCATGCGCTGCTGTGCGCAGGCCTCACGGATCGCGCCGAACGCGCCTTGAAGCGTTTCCCGGAACGCCAGACCCCGCTGGGATACTTCCGCTCCCAGGAAGGCGAATGGGATGCCAACGGCGAGGTACTGTGGATCCTGCGGCGTTACACGGAACTCACGGGTCGCGACCTGCCGTCGCAGTGGCACGGACCGCTGCAGCGGGGGGCGCGCTGGATCATTCGCAAACGTCTCGACGACTCGCTCGATGCGCCTCATGCCGGCTTGCTGCCCCCCGGATTCAGTGCCGAACATCTCGGCCCGAACGACTATTATTTCTGGGACGATTTCTGGGGCATCGCGGGTCTCGAATCTGCGGCGGCGCTATTTGCCAACTCCGATCCCGGCCAGGCCCTCGAGTTCGGCCAGGCGGCGGAAGCCTTTTCCGCTGCGGTGGATCGAAGCCTGGCCGGTTGCGCCACCCGCCTCAAGCGCCCGGCCATGCCGGCCTCGCCTTACCGTCGCCTGGACGCCGGCGCGATCGGCTCGCTCGCCCTCGGCTATCCGCTGCAACTCGGGCCCGCACGGGATCCACGGCTGCTCGACAGCGCGGAATTCCTCCTCCATCGCTGCTTCGTCAAGGGCGCTTTCTACCAGGACATGATCCATTCCGGGCTGAACGCGTATCTCACCCTGCACGTGGCCCAGGTGCTGCTCCGGGCCGGCGACCCGCGTTACCTGGAACTGATGGATACCGTGGCCGACATCGCTTCCCCGACAGGCCAGTGGCCGGAGGCCATTCACCCGGCCACCGGCGGCGGTTGCATGGGTGACGGACATCATGTGTGGGCCGCCGCTGAATGGGTGCTGATGTTGCGCAACTGTTTCGTGCGCGAGGAAGGCCATTCCCTCGTCCTGGGCGCAGGCATCCCCGCCCGCTGGCTGGCCGCTGGACAGCCGATCCGCTTCGGTCCGGCGCCGACGTCGTTCGGCCCGGTGTCGCTCTCGATACGCCCCCGGCCCGGCGGCGAGACACGCATCGAATGGCGCGCCGAATGGCGCGGCCCGCCACCCCCGCTCGAGATCCGCCTTCCCGGCTTCGAAGCGGTCACGACATCCGGTGAAAGCGGCGACCTGCTGTTGAACCCTACGGAAGCATCGCCATGAACATTCTCATCGCCACCAACACCTTCACGCCCCATGTCGGCGGCGTGGCGCGATCCGTGGAGGCATTCACGGCGGAGTATCGGCGACGCGGACACCGCGTGCTGGTGCTCGCGCCGGAGTTTCCCCATATGCAGGAAGACGAGATCGACGTGATCCGGATCCCGGCGATCCAGAATTTCAATGCCAGCGATTTCTCCGTCGTCCTGCCATTGCATCCGAGCCTGAGTGAACAGGTCGATGATTTCGATCCGGATATCGTGCACTCCCAGCATCCTTTCCTGCTGGGCTCCACCGCGATGCGCCTCGCCCGGCACCGCAGGCTGCCGCTGGTGTTCACCCATCACACGCTCTACGAGCAATACACGCACTACGTGCCGGGCGACTCGCCCGCATTGAAGCGCTTCACCATCGAGCTGGCGACCCGATACGCGAATCTCTGCGACCAGGTTTTCGCGCCGAGCGAGAGCATCCGGGACATACTCCGGGAACGCGGCGTTGGCACGCCGATCGAAGTCGTGCCGACCGGTGTCCAGCCGGAGCGTTTCGCCCACGGGGACCGGTCCGCGTTCCGTGCGGCCCACGATATCCCTGGTGACGCGTTCGTCGTCGGACACCTCGGGCGCCTGGCCCCGGAGAAGAACCTGGAGTTCCTGGCCCGGGCCGTCATCCGGTTCCTCTCGGACCATCACGACGCCATGTTCCTGGTCGTCGGTGCCGGCCCGTCGGAAGCCACCATTCGGGCATTGTTCAGCGAGGCCGGCCTCGCAGACCGGCTCAGCATCGTCGGGGTACTCGAAAAACAGGCGCTCGCAGACGCCTTGCACGCGATGGATGTATTTGCGTTCACCTCGCACAGCGAGACCCAGGGCATGGTGCTCACCGAGGCCATGGCAGCCGGGCTGCCCGTCATCGCGCTCGACGCGTCCGGTGTCAGGGAGGTCGTCCGTGACCGGAACAATGGCCTGCTGCTACGCGACGGGACGCCGGAAGAATTCGCCGCCGCGCTGCACTGGGCGCGGTCATTGTCGGCCGGGCAATTCCAGGAACTCAAGCGAGGTGCCCTCGCCACGGCCAACGATTTCTCGCTCCCCCGCTCGGCGGACAGCGCGTTGGCGTGTTATGAATCGCTGCTCCGGCAGAGGCCTGAGGGAGCAATCCCGGACGAAACCCCCTGGCGGGAAGCCATGGCTGCAATCAAGACGGAATGGGAACTTTTGAAGAACGTGGCGGTGGCGAGCGACGCCGCGCTCGGCACCCGCCTGTTCAGCGAACGCGAATCCTGAGGCGCTTCGTATTGCACGGAGCCGCACACCCATGCTGACCCGGATCGAGGTTTTTTTTCGCCGCCTGAGACGCAACCTGAGCCGCAGCCTGTGGCTATCGCGGTTGTTGCGACTTCCCGCCTCCCGGGGGTCTCCCACCCGACCCGGATTGCTGATGATCCAGATCGACGGCCTCGGGCGGCGGCAACTCGAGCGTGCACTCGAACGCGGGGAGATGCCGTTCCTCAGTCGCCTGCTGGGCCGCGAGCACTACCACCTCCACTCCCATTATTCCGGCCTGCCGTCCGCCACACCCGCCGTGCAGGGCGAGCTGTTCTACGGGGTCAAGACGGCCGTTCCCGCGTTCGCTTTTCGCGATCATGAAACTG is a window of Wenzhouxiangella sp. XN24 DNA encoding:
- a CDS encoding glycosyltransferase, with the protein product MNILIATNTFTPHVGGVARSVEAFTAEYRRRGHRVLVLAPEFPHMQEDEIDVIRIPAIQNFNASDFSVVLPLHPSLSEQVDDFDPDIVHSQHPFLLGSTAMRLARHRRLPLVFTHHTLYEQYTHYVPGDSPALKRFTIELATRYANLCDQVFAPSESIRDILRERGVGTPIEVVPTGVQPERFAHGDRSAFRAAHDIPGDAFVVGHLGRLAPEKNLEFLARAVIRFLSDHHDAMFLVVGAGPSEATIRALFSEAGLADRLSIVGVLEKQALADALHAMDVFAFTSHSETQGMVLTEAMAAGLPVIALDASGVREVVRDRNNGLLLRDGTPEEFAAALHWARSLSAGQFQELKRGALATANDFSLPRSADSALACYESLLRQRPEGAIPDETPWREAMAAIKTEWELLKNVAVASDAALGTRLFSERES